The nucleotide window GTCTCCTTGAACAAAGTTTCCGTTCTCGTCTATGAAGACTGAGCGGTCTGCATCGCCATCTTGGGCTATTCCAAAGTCCGCTCCAAGTGCTTTCACGATCTTCATAAATCCTTGGAGATTCTCTTCATTTGGTTCTGGATTCCTTGCCGGGAAGTGTCCATCTGGGTGGGCGTTTACGCTAACAACTTTACAGCCGAGTTCTCTCAGAAGGTAGGGAAGCACTAGCGAGCCGGCACCATTCGAAGTATCCACCACGACAAAGGGTCTTCTCTTTCTTATTGCCTCCACATCCACCTTTGCCTTTATTGCGTCTATGTAGGGCCTTATTATGTCCCTCTTCACCAGCTGGCCTATTTCGTCCCACTTGGCTCTGGAATAGTCTTCTTTGAAGAATAACTCCTCTACAATCTCTTCCCTCTCTTTCCTAAGACCGAGACCGTTTGGCTCGAGAAGCTTTATTCCGTTGTACTCTGGCGGGTTGTGGCTTGCGGTAATTACAGCTCCCCCATCTACTTTGAAGTACTTGCATGCGAACTGAATTGCTGGTGTCGGTGCTATGCCCACATCTATGACGTTAACTCCAACGCTTAGAAGACCGCTTATCAGGGCATTTTTGAGCATCTCGCCGCTAACTCTGGTATCCCTTCCCACTACCACCCATAACTCCTTGCCGGGCTGTTCCCTTTTTAGGAGCGTTCCAAATGCCATCCCCATTTTGAGTGCAAATTCTGGGGTTATCTTCTCATTTGCAATCCCTCTAACTCCAAACGTTCCGAATATCTTGCCCATCTCCATCACTCCCTCCCAAGTTCAATCTCTTCCAAAGTCATCTTGAAACCTTTCAATGTCGTCTTCGCCTAGGTATTCTCCAATCTGGGTTTCTATAATCTCGAGGACTACTTTTCCGGGGTTTTCGAGTCTGTGAACGACTCCAGCTGGGATGAACGTGCTCTCTCCCGGCCTTAGGAGGAGCTCTTTATCGCCGACCTTTACTTTCGCAGTTCCTCTAACAACAACCCAGTGTTCTGAACGGTGATAGTGCCTTTGGAGGGATAATCTTTTGCCGGGCAGGACGGTTAGTCGCTTTATCTTGTATCTCTCCCCTTCTTCAAGAACGGTATATGAACCCCAGGGTCTGTAGGCAGTTCTGTGGACTATGGATCTCTCATCTCCTTTTTCTACCAGCTTTTTGTAGACCTCTTTGACTTTCTGGGTTTCTCCTTTCTTAGCTACGAGCAGGGCATCCCCGGTGTCTATTATCACTAGGTCTTCCACTCCCACAGTTGCGGTTAGCCTTTCTGTTATTATCAGATTGTCTTTTGAATCTACGTTTATATAATCGCCTTTAAACCCTCTTATGCTTACGGCATTACCATGTTCATCTTTCTCAAAGGCTTCGTATAGTGCATCAAAGCTTCCCAGGTCATTCCAGTAAGTGTTTAAAGGCACTACGGCTGCTTTGTTGGTCTTTTCCATGATGCCGTAATCTACGGAAATCTCTGGGACTTTCTCGTATGCTTCTTCAATGCTCTTTGCATCTTCGAAGGCATTGTACACTTCTGGCGCGAGATTCTTCACTTCTTCGATGAATAGAGAGCTATCAAAAAGGAACATACCGCTGTTCCAGTAGTAGCCTTCTTCGACATAGCGTTTTGCGGTTTCGTAGTCTGGTTTTTCTTTGAACTCCGCTACTCTGTATCCTCCTTCGAGTTTTTCTCCGGGTTTTATATAGCCGTAGCCGGTGTGAGGCCTCGTTGGTTTAATACCAAAGGTAATGAAATATTTGTCTGCAAGTTTTTCAGCGTTTTCAAATGCCTTTATGTAGTCGTCATTAACTCTTATCAGGTGGTCTGAGGGCAGAACAGCGACTTTTGATTTTCCGTAGTTCTCTTCTATGGCCTTCATTCCCCAGAAAATCGCGGGTAAGGTGTTCTTTCCAACGGGCTCGAGGAGAATGTTTTCTTCTGGTACCTCTATGCCGAGCTCCCTCAGATCGTCCATAACTCTGAACTTATACTCCCTGTTTGTAACGATGAATATTTCCTTGGGTTTT belongs to Thermococcus bergensis and includes:
- a CDS encoding mannose-1-phosphate guanylyltransferase/mannose-6-phosphate isomerase — its product is MKTLILAGGKGTRLWPLSRELMPKQFIRIFDSTSLFQKTVERALKFSKPKEIFIVTNREYKFRVMDDLRELGIEVPEENILLEPVGKNTLPAIFWGMKAIEENYGKSKVAVLPSDHLIRVNDDYIKAFENAEKLADKYFITFGIKPTRPHTGYGYIKPGEKLEGGYRVAEFKEKPDYETAKRYVEEGYYWNSGMFLFDSSLFIEEVKNLAPEVYNAFEDAKSIEEAYEKVPEISVDYGIMEKTNKAAVVPLNTYWNDLGSFDALYEAFEKDEHGNAVSIRGFKGDYINVDSKDNLIITERLTATVGVEDLVIIDTGDALLVAKKGETQKVKEVYKKLVEKGDERSIVHRTAYRPWGSYTVLEEGERYKIKRLTVLPGKRLSLQRHYHRSEHWVVVRGTAKVKVGDKELLLRPGESTFIPAGVVHRLENPGKVVLEIIETQIGEYLGEDDIERFQDDFGRD
- the glmM gene encoding phosphoglucosamine mutase; translation: MGKIFGTFGVRGIANEKITPEFALKMGMAFGTLLKREQPGKELWVVVGRDTRVSGEMLKNALISGLLSVGVNVIDVGIAPTPAIQFACKYFKVDGGAVITASHNPPEYNGIKLLEPNGLGLRKEREEIVEELFFKEDYSRAKWDEIGQLVKRDIIRPYIDAIKAKVDVEAIRKRRPFVVVDTSNGAGSLVLPYLLRELGCKVVSVNAHPDGHFPARNPEPNEENLQGFMKIVKALGADFGIAQDGDADRSVFIDENGNFVQGDKTFALVVKAMLEENKGGLVVTTIATSHIIDELAKTYGGKVLKTKVGDLIVSRALLEHNGLVGGEENGGVIFPDHVLGRDGAMTAAKIVEIFAKSGKKFSELIDELPKFYQVKTKRHIEGDRKAIVARVAEIAEKEGLKIDTTDGTKILFEDGWVLVRASGTEPIIRIFAEARSEEKAEEYLNIGLELLEKALKG